One genomic window of Candidatus Nanohalobium constans includes the following:
- a CDS encoding Vms1/Ankzf1 family peptidyl-tRNA hydrolase, with amino-acid sequence MKLPWNQKQEIEELQQEKKELQEKIEALEEDKESFKERFRAEKERRSKLSTQKQEAEEKINKLEQKIQNQGTSRDDSTDMEGQEIEKISFKQGKRILNKLRSIESPENDLLTIYSPQTVRRLSDQQGLKSSISKENFEFLSDDKGFAAFMDEDFLQVKFKMRAFFKPKWVVSDSFDASKIFSFVEKKKKWAAVSAGETTIFEEKDGEILVREEVSSRVDSKQKKGGFSQGRFERKRQEQIDEHLELVEEKIDEDTLLVGEKSLCKKLPGDFLGGFDGDRGSVDALYNFRLVLK; translated from the coding sequence ATGAAACTGCCCTGGAACCAGAAACAAGAAATAGAAGAACTACAGCAAGAGAAGAAGGAACTTCAAGAGAAAATAGAAGCACTGGAAGAAGACAAGGAAAGCTTCAAGGAAAGGTTCCGAGCAGAGAAAGAACGCCGCTCCAAACTCTCAACACAGAAACAGGAGGCAGAAGAAAAAATAAACAAGCTGGAGCAGAAGATCCAGAACCAAGGCACAAGCAGAGACGATTCTACGGATATGGAGGGTCAAGAGATAGAGAAAATCTCTTTTAAACAGGGAAAAAGAATTTTGAATAAATTGAGGTCTATCGAGTCTCCTGAAAATGATCTCTTAACTATTTACTCTCCTCAAACAGTTCGGAGATTAAGTGATCAACAGGGTCTCAAGTCGTCTATTTCCAAAGAGAACTTTGAGTTTCTGTCTGATGATAAAGGCTTCGCTGCTTTCATGGATGAAGACTTTCTACAGGTTAAATTCAAGATGCGAGCGTTCTTCAAGCCTAAATGGGTGGTTTCAGATAGCTTTGATGCTTCAAAGATTTTTTCATTTGTCGAGAAGAAGAAAAAGTGGGCTGCAGTCTCAGCAGGCGAAACAACAATATTTGAAGAGAAGGATGGTGAGATATTAGTTAGAGAGGAAGTTTCTTCGCGTGTTGACAGCAAACAGAAGAAAGGCGGTTTCTCACAGGGTCGTTTTGAGAGAAAGCGTCAGGAACAGATAGATGAGCACCTTGAACTAGTGGAAGAGAAGATTGATGAGGATACTCTCCTGGTTGGTGAGAAATCCCTATGCAAGAAGCTTCCGGGCGATTTCCTTGGCGGTTTTGACGGCGATAGAGGTTCTGTAGACGCACTTTACAACTTCCGCTTGGTTCTAAAATAG
- a CDS encoding OB-fold nucleic acid binding domain-containing protein, which produces MAEMTVEELNPEADDVEIEGTIKELPTPRAVSTRYGQKRITTVVFEDETGTIDLTLWEEEIDAIEEGAEVHITGAYVREWADDIQLNIGRDGDIEQVE; this is translated from the coding sequence ATGGCTGAAATGACAGTTGAGGAACTTAATCCAGAAGCAGATGATGTTGAAATCGAAGGAACAATTAAAGAACTTCCAACACCTCGAGCCGTATCAACACGGTACGGACAGAAACGGATCACAACCGTAGTATTCGAGGACGAGACAGGAACTATCGACCTGACACTATGGGAGGAAGAAATCGACGCAATCGAAGAAGGAGCAGAAGTCCACATCACCGGAGCATATGTCCGAGAATGGGCAGACGACATCCAACTCAACATCGGGAGAGACGGAGACATCGAACAAGTCGAATAA
- a CDS encoding OBG GTPase family GTP-binding protein codes for MGIDDRIQELEEKLEKTPVNKATETERGRLKGQIAELKEEKQKKQKGTGDTSGYAVKKKGDATVALVGFPSVGKSTLLNNMTNADSDTGAYEFTTLDVNPGMLKHKGANIQVLDVPGLIGGAADGRGGGTQVLSVVRNAEFVVIMLDPEEMREDEIKSELYNAGIRINKHPPDMKVEKKGRGGINISTTVDLDIQEETIKQMMQQRGYTNAEVIIREELDLDRFVDGLMRNRKYVPAITVVNKADMLDSETRKEYEDKYDLLISAEKQKNLENLKDEIFKGLGLIRVYMKEKGEDPDKDEPLILTEGDAVEDALEILPGDMKDRFKKAKVTGESSKFPEQKVGVEHELMDEDILELNLRHI; via the coding sequence ATGGGTATCGACGACCGCATCCAGGAACTGGAAGAGAAACTTGAGAAGACTCCTGTGAACAAGGCAACGGAGACAGAAAGAGGCCGTTTGAAAGGTCAAATCGCTGAGTTGAAGGAGGAAAAACAGAAAAAGCAGAAAGGAACCGGCGACACCTCAGGCTACGCAGTCAAGAAGAAAGGAGATGCAACAGTCGCACTCGTAGGATTCCCATCAGTAGGAAAGAGCACGCTTCTCAACAATATGACTAATGCTGACTCAGACACCGGAGCATACGAGTTCACAACACTAGATGTCAATCCAGGAATGCTAAAGCACAAGGGAGCAAATATTCAGGTCTTAGATGTTCCAGGGCTTATAGGCGGTGCTGCAGATGGAAGAGGTGGCGGAACACAGGTTCTTTCAGTTGTGAGGAACGCTGAGTTTGTTGTAATTATGCTTGATCCTGAAGAGATGAGGGAAGACGAGATTAAGTCCGAGCTGTACAACGCCGGAATCCGGATAAACAAGCATCCACCAGATATGAAAGTTGAGAAGAAAGGACGTGGAGGAATAAATATTTCCACCACAGTCGATCTGGATATCCAAGAAGAGACTATCAAGCAGATGATGCAGCAGAGAGGCTACACAAATGCCGAAGTAATAATAAGAGAAGAACTAGACCTAGACCGTTTCGTCGACGGACTGATGAGGAACAGAAAATATGTTCCGGCAATAACTGTAGTTAACAAAGCTGATATGCTGGACTCCGAGACAAGGAAGGAGTATGAGGATAAGTATGATTTACTGATCTCTGCCGAAAAACAGAAAAACCTGGAAAATTTGAAAGACGAAATTTTCAAAGGTCTAGGCTTAATCCGCGTCTACATGAAGGAGAAAGGCGAGGATCCTGACAAGGATGAGCCTTTAATCCTTACAGAGGGCGACGCAGTCGAGGACGCATTGGAGATACTGCCAGGCGATATGAAGGACCGTTTCAAAAAGGCGAAGGTGACAGGCGAGAGCTCCAAATTCCCTGAGCAGAAAGTCGGTGTAGAACATGAACTGATGGACGAAGATATTCTTGAACTAAATCTGCGGCACATATAA
- a CDS encoding 30S ribosomal protein S8e: MAVWQDNSTTKKTGGKTRKYRKHKKHQKGGEFSEPQTGETTTIKKRTRGGNQKTVAKSSDTANVAADGEVVEAEIESVEENPANKNFVRRSLLTKGTVIQTSEGKAEVTSRPGQDGVVNAKLIE, from the coding sequence ATGGCAGTTTGGCAAGATAATTCGACCACAAAGAAGACGGGAGGTAAAACCCGCAAATACCGGAAGCACAAGAAACACCAGAAAGGCGGAGAGTTCTCCGAGCCACAGACAGGAGAAACCACTACAATCAAGAAACGGACAAGAGGAGGAAACCAGAAGACAGTAGCAAAAAGCTCCGACACTGCGAATGTAGCAGCTGACGGCGAAGTAGTAGAAGCGGAAATTGAATCAGTCGAAGAGAACCCGGCAAACAAAAACTTCGTAAGAAGAAGTCTGCTGACAAAAGGAACAGTTATCCAGACAAGCGAAGGAAAGGCAGAAGTAACTTCACGCCCAGGACAGGACGGCGTAGTCAACGCCAAACTAATCGAGTAA
- a CDS encoding LSm family protein, which produces MGDQNRRPFDVLNEAKDGRVLVTLKGYGDEEKQVSGELQAFDKHLNIWLEDARVTGEDGQTDYGQLFVRGDNVLFVSPE; this is translated from the coding sequence ATGGGAGATCAAAATAGAAGGCCATTCGATGTACTAAACGAAGCAAAAGACGGAAGAGTACTAGTAACTTTGAAAGGATACGGAGATGAAGAAAAACAGGTTTCAGGAGAGCTTCAGGCCTTTGACAAACACTTGAACATCTGGTTGGAAGACGCTAGAGTAACAGGCGAAGATGGACAGACAGACTACGGTCAACTATTCGTCCGTGGAGACAATGTACTGTTCGTCAGCCCAGAATAG
- a CDS encoding 50S ribosomal protein L37e — protein sequence MALNKGKRNKKVHGKCRRCGEKSFHLRKSECASCGFGKTKKRNDFDKAKPRKE from the coding sequence ATGGCACTGAACAAAGGAAAACGAAACAAGAAAGTACACGGCAAATGCCGCAGATGTGGAGAAAAATCTTTCCACCTACGTAAAAGCGAATGTGCTTCCTGCGGATTCGGCAAAACAAAGAAAAGAAACGACTTTGACAAAGCCAAGCCACGCAAAGAATAA
- a CDS encoding DUF456 domain-containing protein, whose protein sequence is MEITTLIVIILLFAGVIGSIVPMAPGALFSLAGVIIYFFSTEDPSILFTVFGILTAGFTLLVDWFAGSIAAKYGGASSKTSLAAGIGGLIGFIVTAGNPLGLAAGVALTVLIREYLIHGGERDSLKAAVYATIGVLGSSIVQAVLTASILIAFLISMVI, encoded by the coding sequence ATGGAAATAACAACTCTAATTGTAATAATTTTGCTTTTTGCAGGGGTGATCGGCAGCATTGTTCCCATGGCTCCAGGCGCACTATTCTCACTAGCCGGAGTAATCATCTATTTCTTCAGTACAGAAGATCCAAGTATCTTGTTCACAGTTTTTGGAATCTTAACTGCTGGTTTTACCTTGCTGGTCGATTGGTTTGCTGGCTCTATAGCAGCTAAATATGGAGGAGCATCGAGTAAGACAAGCCTTGCTGCGGGAATAGGAGGATTAATAGGATTTATAGTGACTGCAGGTAATCCACTTGGTTTAGCTGCAGGAGTAGCTTTAACAGTTCTAATCCGTGAATACTTGATTCATGGAGGCGAAAGAGATAGTTTGAAAGCAGCTGTGTACGCTACTATCGGAGTTCTAGGTTCTTCCATTGTCCAAGCAGTACTGACTGCTTCGATTCTCATTGCTTTCCTGATTTCAATGGTGATATAA
- a CDS encoding DUF120 domain-containing protein, which yields MELEGTVTSGMGDGEYYIGKEVYQEAFDETLGFRPFPGTLNLEVEEKTREAFEENSETLEIREIYEDGERLSDVDVTPCKIEGVECGLLRLEFTDHPKSVAEVVAPIELRKKFNLEDGDKVKLEHN from the coding sequence TTGGAGCTAGAAGGAACAGTGACTTCTGGCATGGGTGACGGAGAGTACTATATTGGGAAGGAAGTTTACCAAGAAGCATTTGATGAAACACTGGGATTCAGGCCGTTTCCCGGAACATTAAACCTGGAAGTCGAGGAAAAAACACGAGAGGCGTTCGAGGAGAACTCTGAAACCTTAGAAATTAGAGAAATCTACGAAGACGGTGAACGGCTAAGCGATGTGGATGTAACACCATGCAAGATTGAAGGCGTTGAGTGTGGTCTTCTTAGACTGGAGTTTACTGATCATCCCAAGTCTGTTGCAGAGGTTGTGGCACCTATTGAGTTGCGGAAAAAATTTAATTTAGAGGATGGAGACAAAGTCAAGTTAGAACACAATTGA
- a CDS encoding 8-oxo-dGTP diphosphatase, producing MEREKFREEATEATLLFIIQDGEALLIEKKRGVGEGLFNGPGGKLEGDETPEECAIRETEEELKLAPEDVEKVGELEFIFGEDPFQFVHVFKASGFSGEPEETEEARPEWFETENLPYEDMWPDDKYWVPKMLKDEKFLARFYFDEEGDEIQSHEFEEPRFL from the coding sequence ATGGAAAGAGAAAAATTTAGGGAAGAGGCTACCGAGGCCACATTGCTGTTCATAATCCAAGATGGAGAGGCATTGCTTATCGAGAAGAAGCGAGGTGTTGGCGAAGGACTGTTCAATGGTCCAGGCGGCAAGCTTGAAGGCGACGAAACACCGGAAGAATGTGCAATTAGAGAGACAGAAGAGGAACTGAAGTTGGCTCCAGAAGATGTTGAAAAAGTCGGTGAACTAGAGTTTATATTCGGCGAAGATCCTTTCCAGTTCGTCCATGTATTCAAGGCTTCAGGTTTTTCTGGAGAACCTGAAGAGACAGAGGAAGCAAGGCCAGAATGGTTTGAAACCGAGAATCTGCCTTACGAGGATATGTGGCCTGATGATAAGTACTGGGTGCCGAAGATGCTGAAGGATGAGAAGTTCCTGGCTCGTTTCTATTTCGATGAAGAAGGAGACGAGATTCAAAGTCACGAATTTGAAGAGCCAAGGTTCCTATAA
- a CDS encoding diphthine--ammonia ligase produces MCGIAGAENQETVEKLVNEMQHRGSSCQTQKTENFTLGHVLHSVVGELEQPIEEEGILSANCEIYNWQELNRKNGWETENDAETLLKVLEEKGVEGLEEIDGIYAFAYIRDGELILARDLLGVNPIWYSEDPFVFASEKQALEKQGVESRELHPRQILKYDIEEEEMSFEQREFFEIDVKEEKELEQAAEEIKEKFLEAVEKRIPEGGVGLLFSGGVDSTLIAAALQELGKDFTAYTAGIQHGNVNAPRDMDWAEEVAEDMGIELESYEADLEEVEREIPKITDWISSTSVVKNGVALPFHFSLQNSSKSEKVVFSGLGSEQLYAGYHRQQGYLNKECLSGLRSIFENDLYRDNVVSFRNGYEIRLPFLDQELIEHALTIPEEYKVKDDYRKYVLRKAAEKLGVPEKVAWRGKTAAQYGSNFDKAISRLAKDNDYDHKQEYLNSFRDKLNRKLVALTSGGKDSNAALYRIQRRNNKISCLLTLRSENKHSYMFDSKKERKDIEWQSEQLDIPLVVQETEGEKEEELEDLREGLKRAKQEYGVEGVVAGAIASTYQRDRVDRVAERLGLKVFAPLWQENQSRYMKWLIREGFEVEITDVAARGLTEEWEGRVLKEENIDDLLDLAEEYRFNAAGEGGEYETKVVGFPNQVQ; encoded by the coding sequence ATGTGTGGGATAGCAGGAGCAGAAAACCAGGAAACAGTAGAGAAACTTGTCAATGAGATGCAGCATAGAGGCAGCTCCTGCCAAACACAAAAGACAGAAAACTTTACTCTAGGCCATGTACTGCACTCTGTAGTCGGAGAACTGGAACAGCCGATCGAAGAGGAAGGTATTCTTTCCGCAAACTGTGAAATATACAACTGGCAAGAACTGAACAGAAAAAATGGCTGGGAGACAGAGAATGACGCAGAAACACTTCTTAAAGTTCTGGAGGAGAAAGGAGTAGAGGGTTTAGAAGAGATAGATGGAATATATGCATTTGCCTATATTCGAGACGGCGAATTAATTTTAGCTCGAGATCTTTTAGGAGTTAATCCGATCTGGTACAGTGAAGACCCTTTTGTATTCGCCTCAGAAAAACAGGCACTGGAAAAACAAGGTGTGGAGTCGAGAGAACTTCATCCTAGGCAGATTCTAAAATACGATATCGAAGAGGAAGAGATGAGTTTTGAGCAGCGAGAATTCTTTGAAATAGATGTCAAGGAGGAAAAGGAATTAGAGCAAGCTGCTGAGGAAATTAAGGAAAAATTCTTGGAAGCAGTTGAGAAAAGGATTCCTGAAGGCGGTGTAGGACTCCTATTTTCTGGTGGTGTTGATTCCACATTGATTGCGGCAGCTTTACAGGAACTGGGCAAAGATTTCACAGCTTATACTGCTGGAATACAGCATGGGAATGTCAATGCGCCTCGTGATATGGACTGGGCAGAAGAAGTCGCAGAAGATATGGGCATAGAGCTGGAAAGCTATGAGGCAGACCTAGAAGAAGTAGAGAGGGAAATTCCCAAAATTACGGATTGGATTTCATCTACTTCAGTTGTGAAAAATGGTGTCGCACTGCCATTCCACTTTTCGCTGCAAAATTCCTCAAAGAGCGAAAAAGTGGTTTTCTCAGGTCTAGGCTCTGAACAGCTTTACGCAGGTTACCACAGGCAACAAGGTTACTTGAACAAGGAGTGTCTCTCTGGTCTGCGATCAATTTTTGAAAATGATCTATACAGAGATAATGTCGTCAGCTTCAGGAACGGCTATGAAATAAGGCTTCCATTCCTTGATCAGGAACTTATTGAGCATGCTCTAACTATTCCAGAAGAGTACAAAGTGAAGGACGATTACAGGAAGTATGTGTTGAGGAAGGCTGCTGAGAAACTTGGGGTTCCGGAGAAAGTTGCCTGGAGAGGTAAAACTGCTGCTCAGTATGGCAGTAACTTCGATAAAGCTATTTCCAGATTAGCGAAGGATAATGACTACGATCACAAGCAGGAATACTTGAATAGTTTCCGTGATAAGTTGAATAGGAAGCTGGTGGCTCTTACATCGGGAGGCAAAGACTCAAATGCAGCACTTTACCGTATTCAGAGAAGAAACAATAAGATTTCATGTCTACTGACTTTGAGATCGGAGAACAAGCACAGTTACATGTTCGACTCCAAGAAGGAGAGGAAAGATATTGAATGGCAGAGCGAACAGTTGGATATTCCTCTGGTTGTGCAGGAGACTGAAGGCGAGAAAGAAGAAGAGTTAGAGGATCTCAGAGAAGGTTTAAAGAGAGCCAAGCAAGAGTACGGAGTTGAAGGAGTAGTTGCTGGAGCTATAGCCTCTACTTATCAGCGTGACAGAGTCGATAGAGTTGCAGAGAGGTTGGGCTTGAAGGTTTTTGCTCCGCTGTGGCAGGAGAATCAATCGAGATATATGAAATGGCTTATCCGTGAAGGTTTCGAGGTTGAGATCACTGATGTCGCGGCACGAGGTCTTACAGAGGAGTGGGAAGGCAGAGTTCTAAAAGAGGAGAATATTGATGATTTATTGGATTTGGCTGAGGAGTACAGATTTAACGCCGCCGGTGAGGGCGGCGAGTATGAGACGAAAGTGGTTGGTTTTCCTAATCAAGTTCAGTGA
- the nucS gene encoding endonuclease NucS — protein sequence MEKLIQNPDFSEAEEILSEYLKREYTVQINGLCAVNYQGRAKSKLDRGERLVIKKQDSAILVHGPDNYQPKNWQPEVDSYTVEIDEEEKHLILEAKRTNPEEVVEIRFEEIELLTVDQMVDKSELKVSGDEVDIHEAIEEEPGIVEEELKVIEREKETPAGFIDVFARDSDDSYVVIEVKRNPDYNTVLQLQRYVDEIEDEFKGGIRGILVAPKMTDKVLDYLEERDLEFVDVEMADVINSYEAIDNSQKGLSDFGADYEV from the coding sequence ATGGAAAAACTAATTCAAAACCCGGATTTCTCAGAAGCAGAAGAAATTCTCTCGGAGTATCTGAAGAGGGAGTACACTGTCCAGATTAATGGTCTCTGCGCCGTCAATTATCAGGGTAGGGCTAAGTCGAAGCTTGATAGGGGTGAGCGGTTGGTGATTAAGAAGCAGGATTCGGCGATTCTGGTGCATGGCCCGGATAACTATCAGCCGAAGAACTGGCAGCCGGAAGTCGATTCCTACACTGTAGAAATTGATGAGGAAGAAAAGCACCTGATTCTGGAGGCGAAGAGAACTAATCCGGAAGAAGTAGTTGAGATCCGTTTTGAGGAGATTGAATTGTTGACAGTTGATCAGATGGTGGACAAATCTGAGTTGAAGGTTTCTGGTGATGAAGTAGATATTCACGAAGCCATAGAAGAGGAACCTGGGATAGTTGAAGAAGAGCTGAAGGTTATTGAAAGGGAGAAGGAGACTCCGGCCGGTTTCATCGATGTGTTCGCCCGAGACAGTGATGACAGCTATGTAGTTATTGAAGTTAAGCGCAACCCGGACTACAACACTGTTCTCCAGCTACAGAGATATGTCGATGAAATAGAGGATGAATTTAAAGGAGGTATCCGAGGTATACTTGTTGCACCAAAGATGACGGATAAGGTGTTAGATTATCTAGAGGAAAGAGATCTGGAGTTTGTCGACGTGGAAATGGCGGATGTGATAAACTCCTATGAAGCTATTGACAACAGTCAGAAAGGTTTGAGTGACTTTGGTGCGGATTACGAGGTTTGA
- the radC gene encoding RadC family protein has translation MDYTVKELPESERPREKLEERGVSALSDVELLSIIIRTGIQGKNVKELSGEILDEVSLDGLADRSLDELKDFDGISRVKAGQLLAAGELGRRMKRTEKERIESFSDVESQVEDMKFLESERARVFYLNSGNEIVAEKEFDGSVSSVDLEMREIFEEGLRSNASALILAHNHPSGKADATEEDLEFTKELINLGEKLDIGILDHTVVGDDITSLRKSSALWK, from the coding sequence ATGGACTACACAGTCAAGGAACTACCAGAGTCGGAGCGACCTAGAGAGAAATTAGAAGAACGAGGCGTTTCTGCTCTTTCGGATGTCGAGCTTCTTTCGATTATCATTAGGACTGGGATCCAGGGTAAGAATGTGAAGGAGTTGTCGGGTGAGATCTTGGATGAGGTTTCTCTTGATGGTTTGGCTGACAGGAGTTTGGATGAGTTGAAGGATTTTGATGGCATTTCAAGAGTGAAGGCAGGTCAGTTACTGGCTGCTGGAGAGCTGGGTAGAAGGATGAAGAGGACCGAGAAGGAGAGGATTGAGAGTTTCAGTGATGTCGAGTCTCAGGTTGAGGACATGAAGTTCTTGGAGAGTGAGAGGGCACGAGTCTTCTATCTGAACTCCGGGAACGAAATAGTGGCCGAAAAGGAGTTTGATGGCAGTGTTTCTTCAGTGGATCTTGAGATGCGTGAAATCTTTGAAGAAGGTCTGAGGTCTAATGCTTCTGCATTGATTTTGGCGCATAATCATCCTTCAGGTAAAGCTGATGCTACTGAAGAGGATTTAGAGTTTACCAAAGAGTTAATTAATCTTGGAGAAAAGTTGGATATCGGTATTTTGGATCATACGGTTGTTGGAGATGACATAACCAGTTTGAGGAAGAGTTCTGCTCTCTGGAAATAG
- a CDS encoding DNA-directed RNA polymerase subunit H: MAIDIRDHRAVPDHRKMTEDEIEEVLEKYDADKSDLPKIERTDAALKQMDVEVGDVIEIERDSPTAGKTTYYRRVIER; this comes from the coding sequence ATGGCGATAGACATTCGTGACCACCGGGCTGTTCCAGACCATCGCAAAATGACTGAAGACGAGATCGAAGAAGTTCTCGAGAAATATGATGCGGACAAAAGTGATTTGCCGAAGATAGAGCGCACTGACGCCGCATTAAAGCAGATGGATGTCGAAGTTGGCGATGTTATAGAGATAGAAAGAGACAGTCCTACAGCCGGAAAAACCACTTACTACAGAAGAGTTATCGAAAGATAA
- a CDS encoding DNA-directed RNA polymerase subunit B'': MKEEFLEQMIDRNVVKHQIESYNRFVEERIQAILNEVGSIEPELPDGEDLVIKIVDVDIERPKINEADGSVRKITPREARMRDLTYSSEIKVQMTPIFEGVKQESEEVTIGEIPVMIGSDLCWTSEWDDEEKRRNGEDPEDTGGYFIINGSEKTIVSMEEMADNKPIYQEDDGEQTCRINSENSGYVQRHQLVRDKDIVEISFANVKNTPAIALIRALGYETDKEIVEAIGEEYSSDVYLNLYEVDASNQEEAYEYVGRQAGITSDVQERVDKILDEYLLPHLGQEPDSREDKAELLASMIRNVIALGKGDITEDDMDHYANKRLNLAGELLEMQFRSVFLGKWGLVARMKYNFQKSAKRGRLPSLQSTVVSDTLNKQIMGAMATGNWVGGRTGVCQSLERNNRIKTLAHLRNIVSPLSADRQHFEARDLHPTHWGRICPIKTPEGMNIGLRTHLAMSANVSTGMSKMEKNSLEMKLEETGIEVE; the protein is encoded by the coding sequence ATGAAGGAAGAGTTCTTAGAGCAGATGATTGATAGAAATGTTGTAAAACACCAGATTGAATCCTACAACCGTTTTGTTGAAGAAAGGATTCAAGCGATTCTAAACGAAGTTGGTTCAATCGAACCAGAACTTCCAGACGGAGAGGACCTCGTCATAAAGATAGTAGATGTTGATATCGAAAGACCTAAGATCAACGAAGCAGACGGTTCTGTAAGAAAAATTACACCTAGAGAAGCACGAATGCGAGACCTAACATACTCCTCAGAGATCAAGGTCCAGATGACACCGATCTTCGAAGGAGTCAAACAGGAATCCGAAGAAGTCACAATCGGAGAAATCCCAGTCATGATTGGATCCGACCTTTGCTGGACCTCAGAATGGGACGACGAAGAAAAGCGGAGAAATGGTGAAGATCCGGAAGATACAGGAGGATACTTCATCATTAACGGTTCCGAGAAGACAATCGTCTCCATGGAAGAAATGGCAGACAACAAGCCGATCTACCAAGAAGACGATGGAGAACAGACCTGTAGAATCAACTCTGAGAACTCAGGATATGTCCAGAGACATCAACTAGTCAGAGACAAGGATATTGTAGAGATCTCATTCGCTAATGTGAAGAATACTCCAGCGATCGCATTGATCAGAGCTCTAGGCTACGAGACTGACAAGGAAATCGTAGAAGCGATCGGAGAAGAATACTCTTCAGATGTATACCTCAACCTGTACGAGGTAGATGCCTCGAACCAGGAAGAAGCATATGAATATGTAGGAAGACAGGCAGGAATCACATCAGATGTCCAGGAGAGAGTCGACAAAATACTAGACGAATATCTTCTACCACACCTAGGACAGGAACCAGACTCGAGAGAAGACAAGGCAGAGCTTCTTGCATCCATGATCAGAAATGTGATCGCGCTCGGAAAAGGCGACATCACAGAAGACGACATGGACCACTATGCCAACAAAAGACTAAACTTGGCAGGAGAACTCCTAGAAATGCAGTTCAGATCTGTTTTCCTAGGAAAATGGGGATTGGTCGCAAGAATGAAATACAACTTCCAGAAAAGTGCAAAAAGAGGAAGACTACCAAGCCTTCAGTCCACAGTTGTATCAGACACGCTCAACAAACAGATTATGGGAGCAATGGCAACAGGAAACTGGGTAGGAGGAAGAACAGGAGTATGCCAGAGCCTGGAGAGAAACAATCGTATCAAGACGCTGGCACACCTCAGAAACATCGTCTCACCGCTTTCAGCTGACAGACAGCACTTCGAGGCAAGAGACCTTCACCCAACACACTGGGGTAGAATCTGTCCAATCAAGACTCCGGAAGGTATGAACATCGGACTGAGAACCCACCTAGCGATGTCCGCGAATGTTTCAACCGGAATGAGCAAGATGGAGAAAAACTCTCTAGAGATGAAGCTTGAAGAAACAGGGATCGAGGTCGAATAG